A genomic window from Deinococcus misasensis DSM 22328 includes:
- a CDS encoding 8-oxo-dGTP diphosphatase produces MREVVLCFPLKADQVLLGHKKTGFGKGNIVGIGGGIEANETPEQTALRELQEETSLVGDPEALSHRGQVTFLFPTRENWDMRVQLFVLEGWTGNPIETAEIRPEWFALDRIPFDLMWVDAQHWLLRILQGEHLSVLATYQDDLTQVEIQITLTGPAFPA; encoded by the coding sequence ATGCGTGAAGTGGTTCTGTGTTTTCCTCTCAAAGCAGATCAAGTTTTGCTGGGCCACAAAAAAACCGGGTTCGGCAAAGGCAACATTGTGGGAATTGGAGGTGGCATTGAAGCCAATGAAACCCCAGAGCAGACAGCCTTGCGAGAACTGCAAGAGGAAACCAGTCTGGTGGGTGACCCAGAGGCTTTGTCTCATCGTGGGCAGGTGACTTTTCTGTTCCCCACCCGTGAAAACTGGGACATGCGGGTTCAGTTGTTTGTGCTTGAAGGCTGGACTGGAAACCCCATTGAGACAGCAGAAATCCGGCCTGAGTGGTTTGCTCTGGACCGGATTCCTTTTGACCTCATGTGGGTGGATGCCCAGCACTGGCTGTTGCGAATTTTGCAAGGCGAACACTTGAGTGTGCTGGCCACCTATCAGGATGACCTGACCCAAGTGGAGATTCAGATCACTCTGACAGGTCCTGCATTTCCTGCATGA
- the surE gene encoding 5'/3'-nucleotidase SurE — protein sequence MSSASNPIRTLVSNDDGIFSPGIKALAQALTELGEVAVSAPDVEQSAVGHGITIRRPLRFKHTAAAGFGDIPAYRVDGTPTDCVVLGTRILQRPDVVVSGINLGYNLGNDLTHSGTVSAALEGMILGIPSIAFSQAPNEQGEYHFEHAIPYIPRIVKWVHQKGLPARTLLNVNFPPEKPKGVKITFLSDYKFEDELVKRQDPDGRDYYWVAGTPKSTIFEEGSDEWAVREGYVSITPVRFDLSHHQFMQEMQDLSE from the coding sequence ATGTCCAGTGCATCCAACCCGATTCGAACCCTGGTTTCCAACGACGATGGCATCTTTTCTCCCGGCATCAAAGCCCTTGCTCAGGCCCTCACCGAACTGGGCGAGGTGGCGGTTTCTGCTCCAGATGTGGAGCAATCCGCAGTCGGTCACGGCATCACCATCCGCAGACCCCTCAGGTTCAAGCACACTGCAGCAGCAGGTTTTGGCGACATTCCAGCTTACCGTGTGGATGGCACCCCCACCGATTGCGTGGTGCTGGGCACCCGCATTCTGCAAAGGCCAGACGTGGTGGTCAGCGGAATCAATCTGGGCTACAACCTCGGAAACGATTTGACCCACTCTGGAACAGTTTCTGCCGCTCTGGAAGGCATGATTCTGGGCATTCCCAGCATTGCCTTTTCACAGGCCCCCAACGAACAAGGCGAATACCATTTTGAGCATGCAATCCCATATATTCCACGCATTGTGAAGTGGGTGCACCAGAAGGGCCTTCCTGCAAGAACCCTCTTGAACGTGAATTTTCCCCCAGAGAAACCCAAGGGGGTCAAAATCACCTTCCTGAGCGACTACAAGTTCGAAGATGAGCTGGTCAAACGCCAGGATCCAGATGGTCGCGATTATTACTGGGTGGCTGGCACCCCCAAATCCACCATCTTTGAAGAAGGATCAGACGAATGGGCTGTTCGGGAGGGATACGTCAGCATCACCCCAGTGCGCTTCGACCTGAGCCACCACCAGTTCATGCAGGAAATGCAGGACCTGTCAGAGTGA
- a CDS encoding FAD-binding oxidoreductase: MKAKTKHRELTGYLKELQDAVGDKLRVELPDRLLFRYDALLQGEVPLAVVMAETTEDVVQTLKICDKHDLPVIPRGGASGLSGGVVPVKPSVVISTTRMKEVQIDPQAMTATVQPGVINQELQDALKPLGLYYPPDPQSGRQATIGGNIGENAGGPMCLKKGVTGDYVLELEFVTMQGDVYRMDRSGMDLPGLLIGSEGTLAFVTEAKLKLAVLPKYTRTARAIFSTLEDAGKAVALITARGLTPAKLELMDKASINAVEDAFQLGLPRDAEAVLVCDTDGNDLALVTAEIEAVKQAFDDAGATSSQIAQNDQQADTLWKARKSISPSLGRIRPQRMNEDIVVPRSKLPVVMREIRALGDASPFPLAIFGHAGDGNLHPNILYSKQTDSWDEVDHLAHEIARVAIKHGGVLSGEHGIGLAKKPFMLEATPRATLEAYWAVKKVMDPKNLMNPGKVLPELASN; this comes from the coding sequence ATGAAAGCCAAAACCAAGCACAGAGAATTGACGGGTTACCTGAAAGAACTGCAAGACGCCGTGGGCGACAAACTGCGCGTCGAGCTGCCTGACCGTTTGCTGTTCCGCTATGACGCTTTGCTGCAAGGCGAGGTCCCTCTGGCCGTGGTCATGGCCGAAACCACCGAAGACGTGGTTCAGACCCTCAAAATTTGCGACAAACACGATCTGCCTGTGATTCCCCGAGGAGGCGCGTCCGGCCTCTCTGGTGGAGTGGTTCCGGTCAAACCCAGTGTGGTGATTTCCACCACCCGCATGAAAGAAGTACAGATTGACCCACAGGCCATGACTGCAACCGTTCAGCCCGGCGTGATCAATCAGGAGCTGCAAGATGCCCTGAAACCCCTCGGGCTGTACTATCCACCCGATCCCCAATCGGGCAGACAGGCCACCATTGGGGGCAACATCGGTGAAAACGCGGGCGGTCCGATGTGCCTCAAAAAAGGCGTCACCGGAGATTATGTCTTGGAGTTGGAATTTGTCACCATGCAGGGCGATGTGTACCGCATGGACCGCTCTGGCATGGACCTTCCCGGCCTGTTGATCGGGTCTGAAGGCACGCTGGCTTTCGTGACCGAAGCCAAACTGAAACTGGCGGTGCTGCCCAAATACACCCGCACTGCCCGGGCCATTTTCAGCACGCTGGAAGATGCTGGAAAAGCCGTTGCCCTGATCACCGCCAGAGGCCTCACTCCGGCCAAGCTGGAACTGATGGACAAAGCCAGCATCAATGCCGTTGAAGATGCTTTTCAGCTGGGCCTCCCCAGAGACGCCGAAGCCGTGCTGGTCTGCGACACCGACGGAAACGACCTGGCTCTGGTGACTGCGGAAATTGAAGCCGTCAAGCAGGCTTTCGATGACGCTGGAGCCACCTCCAGCCAGATTGCCCAGAACGACCAGCAGGCAGACACCCTCTGGAAAGCCCGCAAGAGCATCTCCCCCAGTCTGGGTCGCATCCGTCCACAACGCATGAACGAAGACATCGTGGTGCCCCGCAGCAAACTTCCTGTGGTGATGCGGGAAATCCGGGCACTGGGAGACGCTTCCCCGTTCCCTCTGGCAATCTTTGGTCATGCCGGAGATGGCAACCTCCACCCCAACATCCTTTACAGCAAACAAACCGATTCGTGGGATGAGGTGGACCATCTGGCCCACGAAATCGCCCGTGTGGCGATCAAGCATGGTGGTGTGCTCTCTGGTGAACACGGCATTGGGCTTGCCAAAAAGCCTTTCATGCTGGAAGCCACCCCTAGAGCCACCCTTGAGGCTTACTGGGCGGTCAAAAAGGTCATGGATCCCAAGAACCTGATGAATCCGGGCAAAGTGCTTCCAGAGCTTGCCAGCAACTGA
- a CDS encoding (Fe-S)-binding protein, producing MHPKSINLESMSPALIEGADVCVQCGLCLSVCPTYQQTGEEIQSPRGRVMLYKAAAQGLTDELDVVLEAAYDCLDCRACQTICPSGVKPGELALDARVALQEGKPANLGQKAMLEVFKYPILFDVGNAGVRLYQQTGLQKAIRGSGVLRGMARKYGGMWAKLHLFEGLIPSREVAPAIRLRTPYITQHQGEYRGTVAFFLGCVMNAVFSEASSASIDVLARNGFDVILLRETTCCGAPHIEEGDFNGYRQVSLRNAKLYGTLAVDAIVTDCAACGAELKKMHKHFKDDPEFGGLTANISSKTQALSEFLKKVGLRDLPEDLDVDKRKVTYQDACHLCHAQGVCNQPRDLLKQNPVLDYREMQNASDCCGSAGIYNITHTETSMKQLDKKMERIRATGAEVITVENPGCMLQLDYGTREFEVAAEVKHTAILLKEAYQEADRRKKVQS from the coding sequence ATGCATCCGAAGAGCATCAACCTGGAATCCATGAGCCCGGCCCTGATCGAAGGGGCAGACGTCTGCGTGCAGTGCGGACTCTGCCTGTCCGTGTGTCCCACCTACCAGCAAACGGGAGAAGAAATCCAGAGCCCCCGTGGGCGGGTCATGCTGTACAAAGCCGCAGCCCAAGGCCTGACCGATGAACTCGATGTGGTCCTTGAGGCCGCCTACGACTGCCTGGACTGCCGCGCCTGCCAGACCATTTGCCCTTCTGGGGTCAAGCCCGGTGAGCTGGCCCTTGATGCCCGAGTGGCCCTGCAAGAAGGCAAACCCGCCAACCTTGGACAGAAAGCCATGCTGGAAGTGTTCAAATACCCCATCCTCTTTGATGTGGGGAACGCTGGCGTGCGCCTGTACCAGCAAACCGGCCTGCAAAAAGCCATCCGTGGATCGGGCGTCCTGCGGGGAATGGCCCGCAAATACGGCGGCATGTGGGCCAAGCTGCACCTCTTTGAAGGCTTGATTCCCTCTCGGGAAGTGGCCCCAGCCATCCGACTCAGAACCCCTTACATCACCCAGCATCAGGGAGAATACCGTGGCACAGTGGCTTTCTTCCTGGGATGCGTGATGAATGCCGTGTTCAGTGAAGCCTCCAGTGCCTCCATTGATGTGCTGGCCCGAAACGGCTTTGATGTGATCCTGCTGCGTGAAACCACCTGCTGCGGTGCACCCCACATCGAAGAAGGGGATTTCAACGGCTACCGTCAGGTGTCCCTGAGAAACGCCAAACTGTACGGCACTCTGGCCGTGGATGCCATCGTCACCGACTGTGCAGCCTGCGGTGCAGAGCTGAAAAAGATGCACAAACACTTCAAAGACGATCCCGAGTTCGGTGGCCTGACCGCCAACATCAGCAGCAAGACCCAGGCCCTCAGCGAATTCCTGAAGAAAGTCGGTCTGCGTGACCTTCCAGAGGATCTGGACGTGGACAAACGCAAAGTGACTTATCAGGACGCCTGCCACCTGTGCCATGCTCAGGGGGTGTGCAACCAACCGCGTGACCTCCTCAAACAGAACCCGGTTCTGGATTACCGTGAGATGCAAAATGCCAGCGATTGCTGCGGAAGTGCCGGGATTTACAACATCACCCACACCGAAACCAGCATGAAGCAACTGGACAAAAAGATGGAACGCATCCGGGCCACCGGGGCCGAAGTGATCACCGTGGAAAACCCCGGATGCATGCTGCAACTGGATTACGGCACCCGTGAATTTGAGGTGGCCGCCGAGGTGAAACACACCGCCATCCTGCTCAAAGAAGCCTATCAGGAAGCCGACCGCCGCAAAAAAGTCCAGAGCTGA
- a CDS encoding metal-dependent transcriptional regulator, whose product MTRQAIRDLLTSQAEDYLKTIYQLARGGKVTTQSLADALGVTPASVSGMLRKLSDLSLVEHTPYYGAILTENGQKVALEILRHHRLLELYLTQALGFSWDEVHEEADRLEHVISEAFEAKISALLGDPHFDPHGHPIPRLDGSMPDHDVESLTDALVDEQVTISRVHDGDPEFLRYLSELGLIPGVELLVLKKDSLGGTLSIQVSGHQHVLSLGVAQKIWVLPRHASKS is encoded by the coding sequence ATGACCCGGCAAGCGATCCGTGACCTCCTCACCTCTCAGGCAGAAGATTACCTCAAGACCATTTACCAGTTGGCCAGAGGGGGCAAAGTCACCACCCAGAGCCTTGCAGATGCTCTGGGGGTCACACCCGCCAGTGTGAGCGGAATGCTGCGCAAACTGTCTGACCTTTCGCTGGTGGAGCATACCCCTTATTACGGTGCCATCCTGACCGAAAACGGACAGAAAGTGGCTCTGGAAATCTTGCGCCATCACCGGTTGCTGGAACTGTACCTGACCCAGGCTCTGGGTTTTTCCTGGGATGAGGTCCACGAAGAGGCAGACCGTCTGGAGCACGTGATCAGCGAAGCCTTTGAGGCCAAAATCAGTGCCCTCTTGGGAGATCCGCACTTTGATCCCCATGGCCACCCCATCCCCCGTTTGGATGGCAGCATGCCCGATCACGATGTGGAATCCCTCACCGATGCTCTGGTGGACGAGCAGGTGACCATTTCCCGGGTGCACGATGGTGATCCTGAGTTTTTGCGTTACCTGTCGGAGTTGGGCTTGATTCCGGGTGTGGAATTGCTGGTCCTCAAGAAAGACAGTCTGGGAGGCACCCTGAGCATTCAGGTCTCTGGACACCAGCATGTGCTTTCTCTGGGGGTGGCCCAGAAAATCTGGGTCCTGCCTAGACATGCGTCAAAATCTTAA
- the tig gene encoding trigger factor, protein MAELIKNEGNQVEFKVTVPAREVNTAYNAVVNALTKQVKVPGFRPGKAPKSVVIKRVGQDYVDNEVRDQLLQNHYPKALQELALTIVDAEIHPEGLNEGQDFNFTVKAEKYPEVKLPEWKSFELAAAAPEITDEIISKTLSDLAERNATFESVEREAEEGDMLIVEEQGEEGGSYPVYLDTAEAHIKTALLGKKAGEEVTIEIPEVDHGDHKHEAQSVQVKVKEIKKKNLPELNDEFAKTFKFDTLDALREAIGRDLTTRADQEGKLAQREEFAQKLADGMDVNVPSSLIKRRQESMLAEIKSDLQRQGVKFEEYEKFMTEQGKFDDFMADLEKNAIERVRRELALEQLVEDLKIDLTREELNGSLVAFAQQNRTTVQELLNQLGSSGLEGFKASVRRDKAVAQAIAALQPVAEAQPEATEAAEPEQTEAKE, encoded by the coding sequence ATGGCTGAACTGATCAAGAACGAAGGCAACCAGGTAGAGTTCAAAGTCACCGTCCCCGCACGTGAAGTCAACACGGCTTACAACGCAGTGGTGAATGCTCTGACCAAACAGGTGAAAGTTCCCGGCTTCCGTCCCGGCAAAGCCCCCAAGAGCGTGGTCATCAAGCGCGTGGGTCAGGACTACGTGGACAACGAAGTGCGTGATCAGCTCCTGCAAAACCACTACCCCAAAGCCCTGCAAGAACTGGCTTTGACCATTGTGGATGCCGAAATTCACCCTGAGGGCCTCAACGAAGGTCAGGACTTCAACTTCACTGTGAAAGCCGAGAAGTACCCCGAAGTCAAACTGCCCGAGTGGAAGTCCTTCGAACTGGCTGCCGCTGCTCCTGAAATCACCGATGAAATCATCAGCAAAACCCTCAGCGACCTCGCTGAGCGCAATGCCACCTTCGAAAGCGTTGAGCGCGAAGCCGAAGAAGGCGACATGCTGATCGTTGAAGAGCAAGGCGAAGAGGGCGGAAGCTATCCCGTTTACCTCGACACCGCTGAAGCCCACATCAAAACCGCTCTGCTGGGCAAAAAAGCCGGCGAAGAGGTCACCATCGAAATTCCCGAAGTGGACCACGGTGACCACAAGCACGAAGCCCAGAGTGTGCAAGTCAAAGTCAAAGAAATCAAGAAGAAGAACCTCCCCGAGCTCAATGACGAGTTCGCCAAGACATTCAAATTTGACACCCTCGACGCCCTGCGTGAAGCCATTGGCCGTGACCTGACCACCCGTGCAGATCAAGAAGGCAAACTGGCCCAGCGCGAAGAGTTTGCCCAGAAACTTGCTGACGGCATGGACGTGAACGTGCCCTCCAGCTTGATCAAACGCCGTCAGGAAAGCATGCTTGCCGAAATCAAGAGCGACCTGCAGCGTCAGGGCGTGAAATTCGAAGAGTACGAGAAGTTCATGACCGAGCAAGGCAAATTTGATGACTTCATGGCCGACCTCGAAAAGAACGCCATTGAGCGCGTGCGCCGTGAACTGGCCCTTGAGCAACTCGTGGAAGACCTCAAGATCGACCTGACCCGCGAAGAACTGAACGGCAGCCTGGTGGCTTTCGCTCAGCAAAACCGCACCACCGTTCAGGAACTGCTGAACCAACTGGGTTCCAGTGGCCTCGAAGGCTTCAAAGCCAGCGTGCGTCGCGACAAAGCTGTGGCCCAGGCCATTGCTGCCCTGCAACCCGTTGCTGAAGCTCAACCTGAAGCAACCGAAGCTGCAGAGCCCGAGCAGACCGAAGCAAAAGAGTAA
- a CDS encoding response regulator transcription factor produces MLQDKFPRVLIVEDDERQSLMLSKYLAVHQYEVIAAKTGQQALRELHQADVVILDVNLPDMNGFEILAHIREQKNHIPVLMLSVLSDTPYKVRGLKGGADDYLPKPYDLLELEARVEALIRRKAYTEQLQFDGLLIDRTEHQVKVGEQTLELSKLELDFLWLMAQKPEKAFSREELLENVWGPDFDGVERVVDVMVVALRKKLGRNYLETVRGIGYRFNPAPV; encoded by the coding sequence ATGTTGCAGGATAAATTTCCCCGGGTGCTGATCGTCGAAGATGACGAGCGGCAATCCTTGATGCTTTCCAAATATCTGGCAGTGCACCAGTATGAAGTGATTGCTGCCAAAACCGGGCAACAGGCCTTGCGGGAATTGCATCAGGCAGATGTGGTGATTCTGGACGTCAATTTGCCTGACATGAATGGTTTTGAGATTCTCGCCCACATTCGTGAACAAAAAAACCACATTCCTGTGCTGATGCTCAGCGTGCTCTCCGATACCCCTTACAAAGTGCGGGGACTCAAAGGGGGTGCAGATGACTATCTGCCCAAACCCTATGATTTGCTGGAACTCGAAGCCCGGGTCGAAGCCCTGATCCGGCGCAAAGCATACACCGAGCAGCTTCAATTTGATGGGCTGTTGATTGACCGGACCGAGCATCAAGTCAAGGTGGGAGAGCAAACCCTTGAACTCTCCAAACTGGAACTGGATTTCCTCTGGTTGATGGCCCAGAAGCCTGAAAAAGCTTTCTCCAGAGAAGAACTGCTGGAAAACGTGTGGGGTCCAGATTTTGATGGCGTGGAACGCGTGGTGGATGTGATGGTGGTGGCCCTGCGCAAGAAACTCGGGCGCAACTATCTGGAAACCGTGCGGGGCATTGGTTACCGTTTCAATCCTGCCCCGGTCTGA
- the cobA gene encoding uroporphyrinogen-III C-methyltransferase, protein MGGFVSLIGAGPGDLGLLTLKAKLALERAEVVLYDYLANPEILRFCASAEHIFVGKKGFSEYMSQEDISKLLVQKALEGKRVIRLKGGDVFVFGRGGEEAEACIAAGIPFEVIPGITSAIAVPAYAGIPVTHREAGSSFAVLTGNEMLRDTEKLKYQAFSDIDTLIFLMGVRTLPKIVERLLEIGKSKDTPAATIQWGTTQQQKVVEGTLENIVQRVEEAKIGAPAVTVVGEVVRYRNTLKWFDSRPLWGRKVAVTRTREGSSELGNLLRQEGAIVIEVPLIRFEATSQPESLQKALQNLSQYEWVIFTSQQGIQAAMRELDGVGLDARAFAGVKLGVVGPSTARELARYGLRADFMPSKAGAVHLGNELPASGHRPLVHFASSIAEPDLHEALNARGFEAHTVEAYQTLPSELSEEQREKLKGAEVITLASGSAARACASQLGTHIPAVTMGPQTNKAALKAGFSVAKMAESPSLSALVAAVKSALLEN, encoded by the coding sequence GTGGGCGGTTTTGTCTCTCTGATCGGTGCAGGTCCTGGTGACCTCGGCTTACTCACTTTGAAAGCCAAGCTGGCTCTGGAACGGGCCGAAGTGGTGCTCTACGATTATCTGGCCAACCCGGAGATTTTGCGTTTTTGTGCCAGCGCAGAGCACATTTTTGTGGGCAAAAAAGGCTTTTCAGAATACATGTCGCAGGAAGACATCAGCAAACTGCTGGTGCAAAAAGCCTTGGAGGGCAAACGGGTGATTCGCCTGAAAGGCGGAGATGTGTTTGTCTTTGGCCGTGGGGGAGAAGAAGCAGAGGCTTGTATTGCTGCAGGCATTCCTTTTGAGGTGATTCCGGGCATCACCAGCGCCATTGCCGTCCCTGCTTATGCAGGCATTCCTGTGACCCACCGTGAAGCAGGCAGCAGTTTTGCGGTCCTGACGGGCAACGAAATGCTCCGTGACACCGAGAAACTGAAGTATCAGGCTTTTTCTGACATTGACACCCTGATTTTCCTGATGGGTGTGCGGACCCTCCCCAAAATTGTGGAACGTTTGCTGGAAATCGGAAAGAGCAAAGACACCCCTGCTGCCACCATCCAGTGGGGCACGACCCAGCAACAGAAAGTGGTGGAAGGCACCCTCGAAAACATCGTCCAGAGGGTTGAAGAAGCCAAAATTGGAGCCCCAGCGGTCACTGTGGTGGGTGAGGTGGTGCGTTACCGCAACACCTTGAAGTGGTTTGATTCCCGTCCCCTCTGGGGGCGCAAAGTGGCCGTCACCCGCACCAGAGAAGGCAGCAGTGAACTCGGGAACCTGCTCCGTCAGGAGGGGGCCATTGTGATTGAGGTGCCCCTGATCCGCTTTGAGGCCACGTCTCAGCCTGAGTCTCTTCAGAAGGCTTTGCAAAACCTGTCCCAATATGAATGGGTGATTTTCACCAGCCAGCAAGGGATTCAGGCCGCCATGAGAGAGCTGGATGGTGTGGGTCTGGATGCCCGTGCTTTTGCTGGGGTCAAACTGGGCGTGGTGGGTCCCTCCACCGCCAGAGAACTGGCCCGTTATGGCTTGCGTGCAGACTTCATGCCTTCCAAAGCTGGAGCTGTGCATCTGGGCAATGAACTTCCTGCTTCAGGACACAGGCCTCTGGTGCACTTTGCCAGCAGCATTGCTGAACCAGATTTGCACGAAGCCCTGAACGCCAGAGGTTTTGAGGCCCACACGGTGGAGGCATACCAGACCCTGCCTTCAGAACTCTCTGAGGAACAGCGTGAAAAATTGAAAGGTGCAGAAGTGATCACGCTGGCCTCTGGAAGTGCGGCACGCGCCTGTGCCAGCCAACTGGGCACCCACATTCCAGCGGTCACCATGGGGCCTCAAACCAACAAAGCTGCTCTGAAAGCTGGTTTTTCTGTGGCCAAAATGGCGGAATCGCCCAGCCTGAGTGCTCTGGTGGCTGCTGTCAAATCGGCCCTGCTGGAAAACTGA